A genomic segment from Neobacillus sp. YX16 encodes:
- the nfsA gene encoding oxygen-insensitive NADPH nitroreductase, whose amino-acid sequence MTFNHKLPDTLNLLRSHTSIRKYKKEQIPIEVLKDILGSAQHAASSNFVQAYSVVLVSDEEKKRKIGELSRNQPQINSAPVLLLFCVDMKRLEIACAQRDTSIQQQTTENFIVGVVDTALFAQNFVIAAESQGYGICFIGGVRNNPEEIGKIVDLPDKTFPLFGMTVGVPDEEQLVKPRLPVEAILHENSYDIEKYEELIPEYDQTMLDYYKHRLTNNKEQDWSDTMSAFLSDKRRLHMKSYLKDKCFDLE is encoded by the coding sequence TTGACATTTAATCATAAATTACCAGACACTCTCAATCTATTACGAAGTCATACGTCCATTCGTAAATATAAAAAGGAACAAATTCCAATCGAAGTGTTAAAGGATATTTTAGGTTCTGCACAGCATGCGGCTTCATCCAATTTTGTTCAAGCCTATTCCGTTGTTCTGGTCAGTGATGAAGAGAAAAAAAGAAAAATTGGTGAGCTTTCTAGAAATCAACCACAGATCAATTCAGCACCTGTTTTACTACTGTTCTGTGTGGATATGAAACGCTTAGAAATAGCTTGTGCACAAAGAGATACAAGCATCCAACAACAGACAACAGAAAACTTCATCGTAGGTGTTGTGGATACTGCATTGTTTGCGCAAAACTTTGTTATCGCAGCAGAATCCCAAGGCTATGGGATTTGCTTTATCGGTGGAGTAAGAAATAACCCTGAAGAGATTGGTAAGATTGTCGATTTACCTGATAAAACATTTCCACTGTTCGGAATGACTGTAGGTGTACCAGATGAGGAACAGCTTGTAAAACCAAGACTCCCAGTTGAAGCAATCCTACATGAAAATTCGTATGACATTGAAAAATACGAGGAGCTCATACCTGAATATGATCAAACCATGTTGGACTACTATAAGCATCGTCTTACAAATAATAAGGAACAAGACTGGTCAGATACAATGAGTGCATTCTTATCCGATAAACGCAGACTACATATGAAATCCTACCTTAAGGATAAATGTTTTGACCTAGAATAA
- a CDS encoding acetoin reductase has protein sequence MRNKVALVTGAGGGIGRAVALRLARDGFHVAVNDVNKDAIKIVSQEIDTLGQKSVAIQADISNRDQVFAMVDQVVKDFGGIDVMVANAGIVQVKPILEISESDMERIFRINVFGTLYCIQAAAKHMIPQKSGKIINASSTSGKRGVELLGHYAATKHGVIGLTQSASRELAPHGITVNAYCPGIVGTSMWEEIDLRMSELLNVPIGETLKKKIEGIPLGRLEQPEDVANCVSYLASEDSNYMTGQAIVIDGGMVFS, from the coding sequence ATGAGGAATAAGGTAGCTTTAGTTACTGGTGCTGGTGGAGGAATTGGTCGTGCCGTTGCATTACGCTTAGCTCGTGATGGCTTTCATGTGGCGGTTAATGACGTGAATAAAGATGCTATTAAAATAGTATCACAGGAAATAGATACTCTAGGTCAAAAAAGTGTAGCCATTCAAGCTGATATAAGTAATCGTGATCAAGTCTTTGCGATGGTAGACCAAGTAGTGAAAGATTTTGGTGGAATCGATGTAATGGTCGCTAACGCTGGAATCGTACAGGTGAAGCCGATACTCGAGATTTCAGAATCGGATATGGAAAGGATTTTTCGTATTAATGTATTTGGAACACTGTATTGTATACAAGCTGCAGCAAAGCATATGATTCCTCAAAAAAGTGGCAAGATTATCAATGCTAGTAGTACATCAGGAAAAAGGGGTGTTGAATTACTTGGCCACTATGCTGCCACAAAACATGGAGTGATTGGGTTAACTCAATCGGCTTCAAGGGAGCTTGCACCACATGGGATTACAGTAAATGCCTATTGTCCTGGAATTGTAGGAACGTCGATGTGGGAGGAAATAGACCTTAGGATGAGTGAATTATTAAATGTTCCAATTGGTGAAACATTGAAGAAGAAAATAGAAGGTATTCCTTTAGGCAGATTGGAACAACCAGAGGATGTCGCAAACTGTGTCTCTTACCTGGCCTCAGAGGACTCAAACTATATGACAGGTCAAGCGATCGTCATTGATGGTGGAATGGTATTTTCATAA
- a CDS encoding NAD-dependent succinate-semialdehyde dehydrogenase — MEKVKEFTLLDFEDVRLFVNGEWVTAASNSYFTLTNPSTGEVVTKIPRGGKVEAKDAIEAASQAFQSWSKLSAYERAEYLLKLRDLMFEHEEELAAIMSTEMGKAFTEARGEVKYAASFLTWYAEEARRIYGETIPASVPNKRLTVIKQPVGVIAAITPWNFPLAMMTRKLGPALAAGCTGVVKPASQSPLSALAFAKLVEKAGIPNGVVNIVAGATREISDEIFENPIVKKISFTGSTEVGKTLVEKSAPQLKKLALELGGHAPFIVFEDADLEKAAEGALASKFRNAGQTCVCANRIYVHENVREEFTNILVDKVKSLKVGNSIDETTQIGPLVNKEGVKKVEEHVSDAVAKGAVVLHGGKALGEEGCFYEPTVLGNVTKDMLIMNEETFGPVAPITTFHSEEEVIKEANDTIYGLAAYLYTSNISRAVRVSESLNFGVIGLNDGLPGTAQAPFGGMNQSGYGREGGHQGIRDYLEEKFISLSL; from the coding sequence ATGGAAAAAGTCAAAGAATTTACATTACTAGATTTTGAGGATGTTCGATTATTTGTAAATGGTGAATGGGTTACAGCCGCTTCAAATTCTTATTTTACATTAACAAACCCTTCTACAGGTGAAGTTGTTACTAAAATTCCACGAGGGGGAAAAGTGGAAGCAAAAGATGCAATTGAAGCAGCAAGCCAAGCATTCCAATCATGGTCAAAGCTTTCAGCTTATGAAAGAGCCGAATACTTATTAAAGCTTCGTGACTTAATGTTCGAGCATGAAGAAGAGCTTGCAGCGATTATGAGTACGGAAATGGGTAAGGCATTTACTGAAGCACGTGGAGAAGTTAAATATGCAGCAAGCTTTTTAACTTGGTATGCAGAGGAAGCTCGCCGAATTTATGGAGAAACAATCCCGGCATCTGTTCCAAATAAGAGATTAACAGTCATCAAGCAGCCAGTTGGCGTAATTGCTGCGATTACACCATGGAATTTCCCATTAGCGATGATGACAAGAAAGCTTGGTCCAGCATTAGCTGCAGGCTGTACAGGAGTAGTTAAACCAGCAAGTCAATCACCACTTTCTGCATTAGCGTTTGCAAAACTTGTGGAAAAAGCAGGTATTCCAAATGGTGTTGTCAACATTGTAGCGGGCGCAACACGTGAAATTTCTGATGAAATATTTGAAAATCCGATTGTTAAAAAGATTTCCTTCACAGGATCGACAGAGGTTGGAAAAACACTTGTAGAAAAATCTGCTCCTCAATTAAAGAAACTGGCACTTGAGCTTGGTGGACACGCACCATTTATCGTTTTTGAAGATGCTGATCTTGAGAAAGCAGCAGAAGGTGCATTAGCAAGTAAATTTAGAAATGCTGGTCAAACCTGTGTTTGTGCAAATCGAATTTATGTTCACGAAAATGTTCGTGAGGAATTTACAAATATCTTAGTTGATAAAGTGAAGAGCTTAAAAGTTGGAAACAGCATTGACGAAACTACTCAAATTGGTCCTTTAGTTAATAAAGAAGGCGTGAAAAAGGTTGAAGAACACGTAAGTGATGCAGTGGCAAAAGGAGCCGTTGTTTTACATGGAGGTAAGGCGCTTGGAGAAGAGGGCTGCTTCTATGAGCCTACAGTATTAGGAAATGTGACAAAAGATATGCTAATCATGAATGAAGAAACTTTTGGACCTGTTGCTCCGATTACAACCTTCCATTCAGAGGAGGAAGTAATCAAGGAAGCGAATGATACGATTTATGGTTTAGCTGCTTACTTATACACATCAAATATCTCACGTGCAGTTAGAGTTTCAGAGTCATTAAACTTTGGTGTCATTGGATTAAATGATGGTCTGCCGGGTACTGCACAAGCTCCATTCGGTGGTATGAATCAAAGTGGCTATGGTCGTGAAGGTGGACACCAAGGAATTAGAGACTATTTAGAGGAGAAATTTATTTCTCTAAGCTTATAA
- a CDS encoding alcohol dehydrogenase catalytic domain-containing protein produces MKALMKTKSGFGNLELLDIPEPICDETGIKIKVHYTGICGTDMHIYHDSYENYPPVVIGHEFSGEVVESGKNVKHIHPGDRVMVLPSVAWTCKKCTYCKQGMYMFCKERRSIGSGVHGSFTEYVIVNEEMVYKIPPTLSMQEAALAEPLACAVQAVEELTEFHAGEWVLLSGPGPIGLLCLSLLVAKGCNVIVTGTSQDVKRLKIATELGAKVVVDVFTENLEEVIREKTDCQGVDAAIECSGAPSAVNTCLISLKKLGKYIQVGIIGSEVEMDIDSILYKQIKFFGSYAHSMKTWDKVQRILTTNSLNLRPIITHVVPLSEWNRAFEMFNSKETGKILMYYDY; encoded by the coding sequence TTGAAGGCATTGATGAAGACCAAATCTGGATTCGGTAACCTAGAGTTACTAGATATTCCTGAGCCAATTTGTGATGAAACAGGAATCAAAATAAAAGTGCATTACACGGGTATTTGTGGAACAGATATGCACATTTATCATGATAGCTATGAAAATTACCCTCCTGTTGTCATTGGACATGAATTTTCAGGAGAGGTCGTTGAATCAGGCAAGAATGTGAAACATATTCACCCAGGGGACAGAGTGATGGTCTTACCGTCTGTTGCATGGACGTGCAAAAAATGTACGTATTGTAAGCAGGGAATGTATATGTTCTGTAAAGAACGCAGGAGCATTGGAAGTGGAGTACATGGCAGCTTTACAGAATATGTAATTGTAAACGAGGAGATGGTTTACAAAATTCCCCCAACTCTTTCCATGCAGGAAGCTGCCCTTGCAGAGCCACTTGCATGCGCAGTTCAAGCAGTAGAAGAACTTACTGAATTCCACGCAGGGGAATGGGTACTATTATCTGGTCCTGGTCCGATTGGGTTACTCTGTCTAAGCCTATTAGTTGCAAAGGGATGTAATGTCATTGTTACGGGAACAAGCCAGGATGTAAAAAGACTGAAGATCGCAACAGAGTTAGGTGCAAAGGTTGTAGTTGACGTATTCACAGAGAATTTAGAAGAGGTTATTAGGGAAAAAACAGATTGCCAGGGAGTAGATGCTGCTATTGAATGCTCAGGTGCACCATCTGCAGTTAATACATGTTTAATATCATTAAAAAAACTAGGTAAATATATCCAAGTAGGGATTATTGGCAGTGAAGTTGAGATGGATATAGACTCCATTTTATATAAACAAATTAAATTCTTCGGATCCTATGCACATTCAATGAAGACATGGGATAAGGTTCAGCGAATATTAACAACAAATAGTCTAAATCTAAGACCCATCATTACACACGTAGTCCCACTAAGTGAATGGAACAGGGCATTTGAAATGTTTAACTCAAAGGAAACTGGAAAGATCCTCATGTATTATGATTATTAG
- a CDS encoding thiamine pyrophosphate-dependent dehydrogenase E1 component subunit alpha translates to METSYANVITDIGKEKLQDMLYQLMLIRTFEEAVERLFMQGKIHGTMHLCIGQEPTAVGAITTLTNEDKITSTHRGHGHCIAKGTDVPKMMAELLGKATGHCKGKGGSMHIADLDKGNLGANGIVAGGLPIACGAALTSVKKNLGYVVVSFFGDGATNEGSFHEALNIASIWKLPVIFFCENNHYGMSGNIKQMTNIENLADRAVAYGIPGEVVDGTDVLKVYEVTKKAVERAKRGEGPTLIEAKTYRWRGHSKSDARKYRTREEEQDWIQNKDGIKKFKEKLLNAHVLTEAEIEELEAQVKKEVEEAVAFAENSPEPSLDTLEEDVFA, encoded by the coding sequence ATGGAAACTAGTTATGCAAATGTAATAACAGATATCGGGAAAGAAAAGCTTCAGGATATGCTCTATCAATTGATGCTTATCCGAACATTCGAGGAAGCTGTTGAGCGACTTTTTATGCAAGGGAAAATTCATGGAACAATGCATTTATGTATTGGTCAGGAGCCAACGGCAGTTGGAGCCATTACAACATTAACAAATGAAGATAAAATTACGAGTACACATCGTGGACACGGCCACTGTATTGCAAAAGGTACGGATGTTCCCAAAATGATGGCAGAGCTGCTTGGGAAAGCGACTGGACATTGTAAAGGAAAAGGCGGCTCCATGCATATTGCGGACCTAGACAAAGGAAACTTAGGGGCAAATGGAATTGTTGCGGGTGGTTTACCTATCGCGTGTGGTGCTGCACTGACCTCTGTCAAAAAGAATTTAGGATATGTTGTCGTGAGCTTCTTCGGAGATGGTGCAACAAATGAAGGAAGCTTCCATGAAGCCTTAAACATTGCATCTATTTGGAAACTGCCAGTTATCTTTTTCTGTGAAAACAATCATTATGGAATGTCGGGTAACATTAAGCAAATGACAAATATTGAAAATCTTGCAGATCGAGCAGTAGCGTACGGGATTCCGGGTGAAGTGGTAGATGGAACGGATGTGCTGAAGGTATATGAGGTAACAAAAAAGGCAGTTGAACGTGCGAAAAGAGGAGAAGGGCCAACTCTCATTGAAGCGAAGACATATAGATGGAGAGGGCATTCTAAGAGTGATGCAAGAAAATATAGAACCCGTGAAGAGGAACAGGATTGGATCCAAAATAAAGATGGTATCAAAAAATTCAAAGAAAAATTATTGAATGCGCATGTCCTAACAGAAGCTGAAATTGAAGAACTTGAAGCGCAAGTAAAAAAAGAAGTGGAAGAGGCAGTAGCATTTGCGGAAAATAGCCCAGAACCATCACTTGATACTCTTGAGGAAGATGTATTTGCATAA
- a CDS encoding alpha-ketoacid dehydrogenase subunit beta, which yields MRKITYAEAIREAMTQEIKANEDVYILGEDIGIYGGAFGLTNGMEEELGRENVMSTPISESAISGVAVGSALTGMRPILELQFSDFITIAMDNIVNQAAKLRYMNGGKGSIPIVVRTPGGSGAGFAAQHSQSLEAWTAHIPGLKVVQPSTPYDAKGLFKAALDDNNPVIFYEHKLLYGLKGEVPEETYSIPLGKADVKREGTDVTVVATSIMVHRALQAAEELEKQGISVEVIDPRTLVPLDIDTIVESVKKTSRAVVVYEAVQRGGYGAEIASLINESEAFDYLDAPVVRLGGKAVPMPYNMNLEKQAVPQVEDIIIAVKSTIAPVTI from the coding sequence ATGCGTAAAATCACTTATGCAGAAGCTATTAGAGAAGCCATGACACAAGAAATAAAAGCAAATGAAGATGTGTATATTTTAGGCGAAGATATTGGGATTTACGGTGGAGCATTTGGTCTAACAAATGGTATGGAGGAGGAACTAGGCCGTGAGAACGTAATGAGTACACCAATCTCTGAAAGTGCTATAAGTGGTGTAGCGGTAGGCTCTGCATTAACCGGGATGAGACCTATACTTGAATTGCAGTTTTCTGATTTTATCACCATTGCAATGGATAATATCGTGAATCAAGCTGCTAAATTGCGATATATGAATGGTGGAAAAGGAAGTATTCCAATTGTTGTTCGAACTCCTGGAGGATCTGGTGCTGGATTTGCTGCGCAGCATTCCCAAAGCCTTGAAGCCTGGACAGCCCATATTCCAGGACTGAAGGTTGTTCAACCATCCACACCATATGATGCAAAAGGCTTGTTTAAGGCTGCACTGGACGATAACAATCCTGTTATATTTTATGAGCATAAGCTTCTATATGGATTAAAGGGTGAAGTTCCTGAGGAAACTTATTCAATCCCATTAGGAAAAGCAGATGTAAAACGTGAGGGAACAGATGTAACCGTTGTTGCTACATCAATTATGGTTCACCGAGCATTACAGGCTGCAGAGGAGCTTGAAAAGCAAGGAATTAGTGTGGAAGTAATTGATCCACGTACATTAGTACCTTTGGACATCGATACAATTGTAGAATCGGTTAAGAAAACGAGTCGTGCTGTGGTTGTGTATGAGGCCGTTCAAAGAGGCGGATATGGTGCAGAAATTGCTAGCTTAATTAATGAAAGTGAAGCATTTGATTATTTAGATGCTCCTGTCGTTCGATTAGGTGGAAAGGCTGTTCCAATGCCTTATAATATGAATCTTGAAAAGCAAGCAGTCCCCCAGGTGGAGGATATTATTATAGCGGTTAAGTCAACAATAGCACCCGTGACGATATAG
- a CDS encoding dihydrolipoamide acetyltransferase family protein — protein MAVELQMPKLGATMEKGTIIEWLKEEGDQVTVGEPILEIMTDKINIEVEAPSQGVLLKKLYEVDSEVPVLETIAYIGETGEEIVEKTSNRNVQSEVVKEDNNTQAQQALNTTVSTKTLTGKIRRTPAALKLAKAHGIDLHLVHGTGPNNRIQVRDVELFLEGQKAKITPLAKKIASVQQIDINTLQPSSTKIVKEDVTKELTRNKSNSVSYNGIRKVVGERMAQSSATVPHVTLHTTIDMTKAIELRKMLLEKILSRTGFRLSYTEILIKSVAHALMSHPMVNASLNGKKIDLHSDINIGIAVAIPNGLVVPVIRNADQKGLLELTVESKKLAKNARENRLTTDDFSGGTFTISNLGMYAVDSFTPIINQPESAILGVGRIQEQVVSVDGAIVSRPQMALSLSFDHRVIDGAPAAHFLTDLKEILENPYELMV, from the coding sequence ATGGCAGTAGAACTTCAAATGCCAAAGCTTGGCGCAACAATGGAAAAGGGCACCATTATTGAATGGTTAAAGGAAGAAGGAGACCAGGTTACGGTTGGTGAACCCATTCTCGAAATCATGACAGATAAAATTAATATAGAGGTAGAAGCACCGAGTCAGGGTGTTCTACTAAAAAAATTATATGAAGTTGATTCTGAAGTCCCAGTATTAGAAACGATTGCTTATATAGGTGAAACAGGCGAGGAAATTGTAGAAAAGACATCAAATAGAAACGTTCAGTCTGAAGTGGTAAAGGAAGATAACAATACACAAGCTCAGCAAGCATTGAATACCACAGTTTCAACTAAAACGTTGACTGGAAAAATTCGCCGAACTCCAGCAGCTCTCAAATTAGCAAAAGCACATGGTATCGATTTACATCTGGTACATGGGACCGGTCCAAATAACCGAATCCAAGTTAGAGACGTCGAATTATTCCTCGAGGGTCAGAAGGCGAAAATTACTCCTCTAGCTAAAAAGATTGCGAGTGTCCAACAAATTGATATTAATACACTTCAACCTTCTTCTACTAAAATAGTAAAGGAAGATGTAACTAAAGAATTGACGCGTAACAAATCTAATTCGGTCAGCTATAATGGGATAAGAAAAGTTGTCGGAGAACGCATGGCACAAAGCTCGGCTACAGTTCCACATGTGACTCTACATACAACCATTGATATGACAAAGGCGATCGAACTAAGAAAGATGCTGCTTGAAAAAATCCTAAGCAGAACAGGCTTCCGACTTTCCTATACAGAGATATTAATTAAGAGTGTCGCTCACGCCTTAATGAGCCATCCAATGGTCAATGCTTCTCTAAATGGGAAGAAAATTGATCTTCATTCGGATATTAATATCGGGATAGCCGTGGCCATTCCAAATGGACTCGTTGTTCCTGTTATTCGTAATGCAGACCAAAAGGGTCTACTAGAACTAACTGTCGAAAGTAAAAAGCTAGCGAAAAATGCTAGAGAAAATAGACTTACAACTGATGACTTTTCTGGAGGGACTTTTACAATAAGTAACTTAGGCATGTATGCAGTCGATTCGTTTACACCAATTATTAACCAACCTGAGTCTGCTATATTAGGAGTGGGTCGAATCCAGGAGCAGGTGGTTAGTGTGGATGGAGCAATTGTGTCTAGACCTCAAATGGCATTAAGCCTCTCATTTGATCATCGTGTGATTGATGGTGCACCTGCAGCACATTTCTTAACCGATTTAAAAGAAATACTTGAAAATCCTTATGAATTGATGGTTTGA